From a single Methylosinus sp. H3A genomic region:
- the cobT gene encoding nicotinate-nucleotide--dimethylbenzimidazole phosphoribosyltransferase, with amino-acid sequence MSTPFDDIRLLLADLPSPCRDSVDAVRRRDAELTKPPGALGRLEEIVEWLAAWQGRAPPAIERPLVAVFAGNHGVVAKGVSAFPAAVTRQMLDNFTAGGAAINQICKAHGIGLKVFELALDHPTRDFTEAPAMEEREAAGTLLYGMEAADGGIDLLAPGEMGIGNTSSTAAIYAALYGGPASRWTGRGTGLDDAGLSRKNAVIDSALDFHAGHLSDPLEILRRLGGREIAGMMGAILAARRNRVPVLLDGYVACAAAALLHAMDADAIAHCLAGHVSAEGAHREVLERLGKKPLLDLGMRLGEGSGAALAIGLVKAALACHSGMATFSSAGVSGKDA; translated from the coding sequence ATGAGCACGCCCTTCGACGACATCCGCCTTCTCCTCGCCGACCTCCCCTCCCCCTGCCGCGACAGCGTCGACGCCGTGCGGCGGCGGGACGCCGAGCTCACCAAGCCGCCGGGGGCGCTCGGGCGGCTGGAGGAGATCGTCGAATGGCTCGCCGCCTGGCAGGGCCGCGCCCCGCCTGCGATCGAGCGGCCGCTCGTCGCCGTCTTCGCGGGAAATCATGGCGTCGTGGCCAAGGGCGTCTCCGCCTTTCCCGCCGCCGTGACGCGGCAGATGCTCGATAATTTCACCGCCGGCGGCGCGGCGATCAATCAAATCTGCAAGGCCCATGGAATCGGCCTCAAAGTCTTCGAGCTGGCGCTCGACCATCCGACGCGCGACTTCACCGAGGCCCCCGCGATGGAGGAGCGCGAGGCCGCCGGCACGCTGCTCTATGGCATGGAGGCGGCAGACGGCGGGATCGACCTGCTCGCGCCGGGCGAGATGGGCATAGGCAACACCAGCTCGACGGCGGCGATCTACGCCGCGCTCTATGGCGGCCCCGCGAGCCGCTGGACCGGGCGCGGAACCGGCCTCGACGACGCGGGCCTTTCCCGCAAGAACGCCGTCATCGATTCGGCGCTGGACTTCCACGCCGGACATTTGTCCGATCCGCTGGAAATCTTGCGCCGGCTCGGCGGCCGCGAGATCGCCGGCATGATGGGCGCGATTCTCGCCGCGCGGCGCAATCGCGTCCCCGTGCTGCTCGACGGCTATGTCGCCTGCGCCGCGGCGGCGCTGCTGCACGCCATGGATGCGGACGCGATCGCCCATTGCCTCGCCGGCCATGTGTCGGCGGAGGGCGCGCATAGAGAGGTGCTGGAGCGGCTCGGCAAAAAGCCGCTGCTCGATCTCGGCATGCGGCTCGGCGAGGGCTCCGGCGCGGCGCTGGCGATCGGCCTCGTCAAGGCGGCGCTCGCCTGCCACAGCGGCATGGCGACCTTCTCGAGCGCCGGCGTCAGCGGCAAGGACGCGTGA